A region from the Hydrogenimonas sp. genome encodes:
- a CDS encoding glutamate N-acetyltransferase /N-acetylglutamate synthase — translation MFTLLSIDGGICAPEGFYADGISAGLKPDSQKDLAFIYSDTLCDIRAIFTTNRFKAAPIQHYIKSGTGRTNFILINAKNANAMTGSKGIEDIESILGYAKSIFEKIENPLMSSTGVIGVRLPKEKILKGIERFDLSKKSPDDAAKAIMTTDSYEKQIAFEVRLENGESFRIGAMAKGAGMINPAMATMLCFITTDASVPARKMEPMLKECAEDTFNAISVDGDTSTNDTVMLLSNGKSGIFDEEAFLFALKKVMHELALKIVADGEGATKCVAFKVTGAANREEAAVAAKALANSLLVKTALYGEDPNWGRIASTIGASGIECDPSTLTIAFGNVTVYERGETLFDTENEKRAADVMKRSSFAIHCDLGIGEGAFTAYGCDLGYEYVKINADYRT, via the coding sequence ATGTTTACACTTCTATCTATTGACGGCGGCATATGTGCTCCGGAAGGTTTTTACGCAGACGGTATCAGCGCAGGGCTGAAACCGGACAGCCAGAAAGACCTGGCCTTTATCTACTCCGATACTCTTTGCGACATACGTGCTATCTTCACCACCAACAGATTCAAAGCTGCACCAATTCAACACTACATAAAGAGCGGAACCGGGAGAACGAACTTCATCCTGATCAACGCAAAAAATGCAAACGCCATGACAGGCAGCAAAGGGATCGAAGATATCGAATCCATACTGGGATATGCAAAGAGCATTTTCGAAAAAATAGAGAATCCTCTCATGAGCTCCACCGGCGTAATAGGTGTCCGCCTTCCCAAAGAGAAGATTCTTAAAGGCATAGAGAGGTTCGATCTTTCGAAAAAGTCACCCGACGATGCCGCAAAGGCGATTATGACCACAGACAGTTACGAGAAGCAGATAGCTTTCGAAGTGAGACTCGAAAACGGGGAGAGCTTCAGAATAGGCGCCATGGCGAAAGGAGCCGGCATGATCAACCCTGCCATGGCTACGATGCTCTGCTTCATAACCACCGATGCCTCGGTACCTGCCAGGAAGATGGAACCGATGCTGAAGGAGTGCGCGGAGGATACATTCAATGCGATCAGCGTCGACGGTGACACATCCACGAACGATACCGTTATGCTTCTTTCCAACGGCAAATCGGGTATCTTCGATGAAGAGGCCTTCCTCTTCGCACTGAAAAAGGTCATGCACGAACTGGCGCTGAAAATCGTAGCAGACGGCGAAGGGGCTACGAAGTGCGTGGCGTTCAAAGTAACCGGTGCCGCAAACCGCGAAGAGGCCGCTGTCGCCGCAAAAGCCCTGGCAAATTCACTACTGGTGAAAACCGCACTCTACGGAGAGGACCCCAACTGGGGGAGGATAGCATCGACGATAGGTGCCAGCGGTATAGAGTGTGACCCCTCTACCCTTACGATAGCCTTCGGAAACGTAACTGTTTACGAGAGGGGAGAGACTCTTTTCGATACCGAAAACGAGAAGAGAGCGGCGGATGTGATGAAGAGGAGCTCTTTCGCCATCCACTGCGATCTGGGTATAGGAGAGGGTGCCTTCACCGCTTACGGCTGCGACCTTGGGTATGAATATGTCAAGATAAATGCCGACTACAGGACCTGA
- a CDS encoding type II secretion envelope pseudopilin protein, whose product MRRGFTMIELIFVIVILGILAAVAIPKLAATRDDAKISKLSANLSTLLSDAAAYYTSQGQANWKNANWGDVTNVELYTDTTGSTSAKGSAVTTAVYIVDEPGNGTDCFDITATSDGNLTIANGAGTSEVCKGAQALAKDLIKTHSFGGQRIAR is encoded by the coding sequence ATGCGACGAGGTTTTACAATGATCGAGTTGATCTTCGTGATCGTTATTCTGGGAATTCTGGCGGCGGTCGCCATTCCGAAACTGGCTGCTACAAGAGATGATGCGAAAATTTCGAAACTCTCAGCCAATCTAAGTACGCTTCTAAGCGATGCGGCGGCATACTACACATCGCAGGGGCAGGCCAACTGGAAAAATGCAAATTGGGGAGATGTTACGAATGTCGAGCTTTATACAGATACAACCGGCTCTACCTCCGCAAAAGGCAGTGCTGTTACGACGGCAGTCTATATTGTGGATGAGCCAGGAAACGGAACTGACTGTTTTGACATCACTGCGACTTCAGACGGAAACTTGACCATCGCCAATGGAGCCGGTACGTCGGAAGTCTGCAAAGGAGCACAGGCGTTGGCAAAAGATCTTATCAAGACTCACTCCTTCGGGGGTCAAAGAATAGCCCGCTGA
- a CDS encoding 3-oxoacyl-[acyl-carrier-protein] synthase, KASII → MFDAEKQSVKIAAEVKDFDPTVVMDPKEVKKADRFIQLGIKAADEAMKDAGIDESVERERFGISSASGIGGLANIERNAVICETRGPRRISPFFIPSALVNMLGGFVSIYHSLKGPNLSSVTACAAGTHAISEAAKTIILGGADRMLVVGAEAAICPVGIGGFAAMKALSTRNDEPKKASRPFDADRGGFVMGEGAGSLVLEEYEAAVARGANIYAELIGFGESGDANHITTPAPEGEGAYRAMRAALEMAGNPKVDYINAHGTSTKYNDWYETMAIKKVFGGKENCPPVSSTKGQTAHCLGAAGAIEAIVSLLAMRDGVIPPTINYETPDPDCDLDYVPNTPREALLDVVMSNSFGFGGTNGVVIFKKV, encoded by the coding sequence TTGTTCGACGCGGAGAAGCAGAGCGTCAAGATAGCGGCGGAGGTAAAAGATTTCGATCCGACCGTAGTGATGGACCCCAAAGAGGTTAAGAAGGCCGACCGTTTCATTCAACTCGGAATAAAAGCCGCCGACGAGGCGATGAAAGATGCGGGAATCGATGAGAGCGTTGAGCGGGAGCGCTTCGGAATATCCAGCGCTTCCGGTATAGGCGGTCTTGCAAATATAGAGAGAAACGCGGTCATATGCGAAACCCGCGGACCCCGCAGGATATCTCCCTTCTTCATTCCTTCCGCACTCGTCAATATGCTCGGCGGATTCGTATCTATCTACCACTCTCTCAAAGGTCCCAACCTCTCCAGTGTTACCGCATGTGCGGCCGGAACGCATGCCATAAGTGAAGCTGCAAAAACCATCATACTCGGAGGGGCGGACAGAATGTTGGTAGTGGGTGCCGAGGCTGCCATCTGCCCCGTAGGCATCGGCGGCTTCGCGGCTATGAAGGCGCTCTCTACGCGCAATGACGAACCGAAAAAGGCCTCCAGGCCTTTCGATGCGGACCGAGGCGGTTTCGTCATGGGTGAGGGTGCCGGTTCCCTGGTGCTGGAGGAGTATGAGGCGGCCGTCGCACGCGGTGCGAATATATATGCGGAGCTTATAGGCTTCGGTGAGAGCGGGGACGCCAACCACATAACCACTCCAGCCCCGGAGGGGGAGGGAGCATACAGGGCGATGAGGGCCGCACTCGAGATGGCCGGAAATCCGAAAGTTGACTATATAAATGCCCACGGTACCAGCACCAAGTATAATGACTGGTACGAAACCATGGCTATCAAAAAGGTATTCGGCGGAAAAGAGAACTGTCCTCCTGTAAGCTCCACAAAGGGGCAGACGGCCCACTGTCTCGGAGCCGCCGGAGCCATAGAGGCCATCGTCTCTCTCCTGGCTATGCGTGACGGCGTAATTCCACCGACCATCAACTACGAGACTCCGGACCCGGACTGCGATCTCGACTACGTTCCAAACACTCCGAGAGAAGCTTTGCTGGATGTGGTCATGAGTAATTCGTTCGGCTTCGGCGGTACCAACGGTGTAGTAATCTTCAAAAAGGTCTGA
- a CDS encoding proton/glutamate symport protein → MKKYLSTETLTLAAIFAGIAGGVWLPEAMLSLKWMGDLFLMLLKMLIVPLVFASVFVAIVSLGSGEALKNLGLKAFGYYFLTTALAVTAGLLVVNIIEPGSAHQLAGSAPVSPPKEHSISALLLSFVPANIFASLSEGRIVQVLVFVIFFAVAALHLEAKKRDTLSSFFDALNDAMGKIAGWVILLTPLGVFSLIGYVIAKEGLETLYQLKDYVIAVLVALFLHALVILPAVAYLIGRFNPYTYFMKVREAVLVAFSTASSSATLPVSIEVSETKGGVKKESAGFILPLGATVNMDGTALYEAIAVMFIANSFGVELGFTEQIIIFVTATFASIGAAGIPGAGLVMMTMILSAVGLPLEAIGLIAAVDRILDMFRTSINVWGDLLATKVLNRFIRD, encoded by the coding sequence ATGAAAAAGTATCTGTCTACCGAGACTCTTACGCTTGCGGCCATCTTTGCCGGAATCGCCGGCGGAGTCTGGCTGCCCGAAGCGATGCTGTCGCTCAAATGGATGGGCGATCTTTTCCTTATGCTTCTTAAAATGCTGATAGTGCCTCTGGTCTTCGCATCCGTCTTCGTGGCGATCGTCTCCCTGGGAAGCGGAGAGGCCCTGAAAAATCTCGGTCTGAAAGCGTTCGGATACTACTTCCTCACTACGGCGCTGGCGGTCACCGCCGGCCTGCTGGTCGTAAACATAATCGAGCCCGGAAGTGCACACCAGCTCGCCGGAAGCGCTCCTGTCTCTCCTCCGAAGGAGCACTCCATATCGGCTCTACTGCTCTCGTTCGTACCTGCAAACATCTTCGCCTCCCTTTCGGAAGGAAGAATCGTGCAGGTTCTGGTCTTTGTCATCTTCTTCGCCGTAGCGGCTCTCCATCTGGAGGCGAAGAAGCGCGATACGCTAAGTTCTTTTTTCGACGCTCTCAACGATGCTATGGGCAAGATCGCCGGATGGGTCATTCTGCTGACGCCTCTGGGGGTATTTTCACTCATAGGCTACGTCATCGCCAAAGAGGGCCTGGAGACTCTCTACCAGCTGAAAGATTACGTCATAGCGGTTCTTGTCGCCCTCTTTCTGCACGCACTGGTGATTCTGCCCGCCGTCGCCTACCTGATAGGCCGCTTCAACCCCTACACCTACTTCATGAAGGTGCGTGAAGCGGTGCTGGTCGCCTTCTCAACCGCTTCGAGCTCGGCTACGCTTCCGGTCTCGATAGAGGTGAGCGAGACGAAGGGGGGAGTGAAAAAGGAGAGTGCAGGATTCATCCTGCCGCTCGGTGCGACGGTGAATATGGACGGTACGGCTCTTTATGAAGCGATCGCGGTCATGTTCATAGCCAACAGCTTCGGCGTGGAGCTTGGCTTTACGGAGCAGATTATTATCTTCGTCACGGCGACGTTCGCCTCGATCGGGGCGGCAGGAATTCCCGGAGCCGGACTGGTGATGATGACGATGATTCTAAGCGCGGTCGGGCTTCCGCTCGAGGCGATAGGGCTCATCGCCGCCGTGGACAGGATACTCGATATGTTCAGAACCTCGATAAACGTATGGGGAGACCTGCTGGCTACGAAGGTTCTGAATAGATTTATACGGGATTGA
- a CDS encoding acyl carrier protein, with translation MAIFDDVKEVVVEQLNVSPDEVKMESKFVEDLGADSLDVVELVMALEEKFNIEIPDDQAEKIQTVGDAVKFIEENK, from the coding sequence ATGGCAATTTTTGACGATGTAAAAGAGGTAGTTGTAGAGCAACTCAATGTCAGCCCTGACGAAGTAAAGATGGAATCGAAATTCGTTGAAGACCTGGGTGCTGACAGCCTCGACGTTGTTGAACTGGTAATGGCCCTTGAAGAGAAATTCAATATCGAAATTCCGGATGATCAGGCTGAAAAGATTCAGACGGTAGGCGATGCCGTCAAGTTCATCGAAGAGAACAAGTAG
- a CDS encoding DNA polymerase III epsilon subunit has protein sequence MRPLIDNIVAAVKKRGGRMDLEGFKELIQKSRDSLFETVDTLMELVIASGVPIEIEGDEVVLKTAFMPWREETFCIVDVETNGSKPSRSQIIEIGALKWRNGEVVDRFESFAECSYLPYQISEITGINPEDLEGAPPLQKLLPQFKEFLGDAVFVAHNATFDYNFVSSSFERFGLGVLGNRRLCTIDLARRTIEAERYGLGHLNIALDINTLVHHRAYADAVTAAKVLEIGLRNLPESVVTVEELIDFTKLPVKKARELVSR, from the coding sequence ATGCGCCCCCTGATAGACAATATAGTCGCAGCCGTCAAAAAGAGAGGCGGCAGGATGGATCTGGAGGGGTTCAAGGAGCTTATACAGAAGAGCAGGGACTCCCTTTTCGAGACTGTAGATACCCTGATGGAGCTGGTTATAGCCTCCGGGGTGCCCATCGAGATAGAGGGTGACGAGGTGGTGCTCAAGACCGCATTCATGCCGTGGCGGGAGGAGACTTTCTGCATTGTCGACGTCGAGACCAACGGCAGCAAGCCGAGCCGCTCCCAGATCATCGAGATAGGGGCCTTGAAGTGGAGAAACGGGGAGGTGGTCGACAGGTTCGAATCTTTTGCCGAGTGCAGCTACCTTCCATACCAGATAAGCGAGATTACGGGAATAAACCCGGAAGATCTCGAGGGTGCCCCGCCGCTGCAGAAGCTGCTACCGCAGTTCAAGGAGTTTCTCGGCGATGCGGTTTTCGTGGCCCACAACGCCACGTTCGACTACAACTTCGTCTCGTCATCGTTCGAACGCTTCGGACTAGGTGTTCTCGGAAACAGGAGGCTCTGTACGATAGATTTGGCGAGAAGGACCATAGAGGCGGAGCGCTACGGGCTCGGACACCTTAACATCGCTCTCGATATCAACACCCTGGTGCACCACAGGGCATATGCGGACGCGGTTACAGCTGCGAAAGTTCTGGAGATAGGTCTGAGAAATCTGCCGGAGTCCGTTGTGACGGTCGAAGAGCTCATCGATTTTACGAAGCTTCCCGTCAAAAAGGCGAGGGAACTGGTCTCCCGTTGA
- a CDS encoding phosphoribosylanthranilate isomerase, which yields MKIVPSAESEKSVSSVPKVKICGITSIEDALMAVEAGADALGFVFYEKSPRYIGVKEARKITEVLPPFIERVGLFVNRTPLEADLACAESGMSLAQIHFDVDGSYFDSLRTKALPVVRAGSKEDIMKFAPRYRLVDAYCESYGGAGKRLNLEWFDGVDCSRIVLAGGLDPQNVREALAYGFYGFDVSSGVEIRKGKKDPEKVRAFIEAVKGGVCAP from the coding sequence TTGAAAATAGTTCCCTCAGCAGAGTCAGAAAAGAGTGTTTCCTCAGTTCCGAAGGTCAAGATATGCGGAATCACATCCATAGAGGATGCCCTGATGGCGGTAGAAGCAGGGGCGGACGCCCTCGGGTTTGTCTTTTATGAAAAGTCCCCGCGCTATATCGGAGTCAAAGAGGCGCGAAAGATTACCGAAGTTCTCCCCCCTTTTATCGAGAGGGTGGGGCTTTTTGTAAACAGAACCCCTCTGGAAGCGGATCTGGCGTGTGCAGAGAGCGGAATGAGCCTGGCCCAGATCCATTTCGATGTAGACGGGAGCTATTTCGATTCGCTTCGTACAAAGGCGCTGCCGGTCGTGAGGGCCGGGTCGAAAGAGGATATCATGAAATTCGCTCCGCGCTACAGGCTGGTGGATGCATACTGTGAGAGCTACGGAGGGGCGGGAAAGCGCCTCAACCTGGAGTGGTTCGACGGAGTGGACTGCTCCAGAATCGTACTGGCGGGCGGACTGGACCCGCAAAACGTTCGTGAAGCTCTTGCTTACGGTTTTTACGGGTTTGACGTCAGCAGCGGCGTGGAGATCAGGAAAGGGAAGAAGGACCCCGAAAAGGTGCGCGCCTTCATCGAGGCTGTAAAAGGGGGAGTATGCGCCCCCTGA
- a CDS encoding putative membrane protein: MILFSVADALGLASFAISGYLMGVRKGLDLLGILIAAFLTALGGGVIRDVIVGRMPVAFTESSVLIIVTLAVAAAYILKLHSKKQPERFAIFILMDSIGLVAFAVTGALVGIESGFNIFGVMLLAFITAVGGGMLRDIMVNEVPMVLTSDFYGTIALLIAASVYLCDRLGCLNSFTLGIIASAALALRLIAYRKKWQLPKIGGEK; encoded by the coding sequence ATGATACTATTTTCGGTCGCCGACGCACTTGGTCTGGCCAGCTTCGCGATAAGCGGATACCTTATGGGGGTACGGAAGGGGCTCGATCTACTGGGCATACTTATCGCCGCTTTTCTTACGGCACTGGGCGGCGGTGTGATACGTGACGTGATCGTAGGCCGTATGCCGGTAGCGTTTACCGAAAGTTCGGTACTCATAATCGTCACACTTGCGGTAGCCGCAGCCTACATACTGAAACTCCACTCCAAAAAGCAGCCCGAGAGGTTCGCCATCTTCATCCTGATGGACAGCATAGGTCTCGTGGCGTTTGCGGTAACGGGTGCACTCGTGGGCATAGAGTCCGGCTTCAACATATTCGGTGTCATGCTTCTGGCGTTCATTACCGCGGTCGGCGGCGGAATGCTGCGCGACATTATGGTGAACGAAGTACCAATGGTGCTCACAAGCGATTTTTACGGTACAATCGCACTGCTTATAGCCGCATCCGTATATCTTTGCGACCGGTTAGGGTGCCTCAACAGTTTTACACTGGGTATCATTGCCTCGGCGGCTCTGGCGCTGAGGCTGATAGCCTACAGAAAAAAGTGGCAGTTGCCGAAAATAGGGGGAGAGAAATGA
- a CDS encoding carbonic anhydrase, family 3: MLLRYKEWFPKIGKKSWVAPDATLIGDLETGEECSIWFGCVIRADVHKIRIGDRTNIQDLSMIHVTHYKNPDMSDGYPTIIGSDVTVGHRVMLHGCTIGDACLIGMNATILDGAVIGRESIVGAGALVTGGKEFPPRSLIIGSPAKAVRELSDLEVDELYASARRYVGFKDDYIDHLA; this comes from the coding sequence ATGCTTTTACGCTACAAGGAGTGGTTTCCGAAAATCGGGAAGAAGAGCTGGGTGGCTCCCGACGCCACCCTGATAGGAGATCTAGAAACGGGGGAGGAGTGCTCCATCTGGTTCGGCTGCGTCATACGCGCCGACGTCCACAAGATACGCATAGGCGACAGGACCAACATCCAGGACTTGAGCATGATCCACGTTACCCACTACAAAAACCCGGATATGAGCGACGGATATCCTACGATCATCGGCAGCGATGTGACGGTAGGGCACAGGGTTATGCTGCACGGATGCACCATAGGCGACGCCTGCCTTATCGGAATGAACGCGACGATACTCGACGGAGCCGTTATAGGCAGGGAGTCCATCGTGGGCGCGGGGGCGCTCGTTACCGGGGGCAAAGAGTTTCCTCCAAGAAGCCTCATAATAGGCTCTCCGGCCAAAGCGGTAAGGGAGCTGAGCGATCTGGAGGTGGATGAGCTCTACGCATCCGCACGCCGCTATGTAGGTTTCAAAGACGACTATATAGACCATCTGGCATGA
- a CDS encoding ribulose-phosphate 3-epimerase, producing the protein MLVAPSILSADFGHLARDVKAICDGGCDLVHVDVMDGHFVPNLTIGPVVVEAVAEAATKPLDIHLMVENNTFFVELFAPLKPEYISFHLEEEKHPHRLIQKIRGLGIRPSIVLNPHTPPQCLEYLLEDLDMVLLMSVNPGFGGQKFIPSVLEKAKRLKELIEKRNPKCLIEVDGGVNDKNVHELKSAGVDVVVAGSYVFKHENIAGAIESLKV; encoded by the coding sequence ATGTTGGTGGCACCCAGTATTTTGTCGGCCGATTTCGGCCATCTGGCACGCGATGTAAAAGCGATCTGTGACGGGGGATGCGACCTGGTCCATGTCGATGTGATGGACGGCCATTTCGTTCCCAATCTCACTATAGGGCCGGTGGTCGTGGAGGCGGTGGCAGAGGCGGCCACGAAACCGCTGGATATCCATCTTATGGTGGAGAACAACACCTTTTTCGTAGAGCTCTTCGCTCCGCTTAAACCGGAATATATCTCTTTCCATCTCGAGGAGGAGAAGCATCCCCACAGGCTTATCCAGAAGATTCGCGGACTGGGAATAAGGCCCTCTATCGTTCTGAACCCGCATACCCCTCCCCAATGTCTGGAGTATCTCCTTGAGGATCTGGATATGGTTCTTTTGATGAGTGTAAACCCCGGCTTCGGCGGGCAGAAGTTCATTCCGAGCGTTCTGGAGAAGGCAAAGCGGCTGAAAGAGCTTATAGAGAAGCGAAACCCCAAGTGTCTCATAGAGGTGGACGGCGGAGTCAACGATAAAAACGTACATGAGCTTAAAAGTGCCGGAGTCGATGTGGTCGTGGCGGGAAGCTACGTTTTCAAACATGAAAATATAGCCGGCGCCATAGAGAGTCTGAAGGTCTGA
- a CDS encoding LSU ribosomal protein L28p — translation MSGNNVSHAHNKTKRRFLPNLRTVRITLEDGTRKKIKVAASTLRTMKKKGV, via the coding sequence ATGTCCGGAAACAATGTAAGCCACGCTCACAACAAAACCAAACGACGCTTCCTGCCGAACCTTCGTACGGTAAGAATAACGCTCGAAGACGGTACACGCAAAAAGATCAAGGTCGCGGCGTCCACACTCCGCACAATGAAGAAAAAGGGCGTATAA
- a CDS encoding excinuclease ABC subunit B — protein MLFELKSDFKPAGDQPQAIKLLTNSIEAGNRYQTLLGVTGSGKTFTMAQIIQNLQIPTLIMTHNKTLAAQLYSEFKGFFPDNHVEYFISYYDYYQPEAYIPRQDLFIEKDSSINDELERLRLSATASLLSYDDVIVVASVSANYGLGNPIEYKKMVQKLEIGDEIDQRTLLLRLVEMGYKRNDNFFDRGDFRLSGDVVDIYPAYSEEEALRIEFFGDEIEAIYTFDPLTNRKISDLKTTTIYAASNFIVGGDKLQQAIKSIEEELAERLAWFKKEGKLLEYQRLKQRTEFDLEMLETTGMCKGIENYARHLTDKKPGETPYSLLDYFELKGRPYLIIVDESHVSLPQFRGMYAGDRSRKEVLVEYGFRLPSALDNRPLRFEEFIEKAPHYLFVSATPAELEIGLSAVVAEQIIRPTGLLDPEVEVVDSRYQVEHLYDEIKKVVERGERVLVTVLTKKMAEELTTYYNDLGLRVKYMHSDIDAIERNQIIRSLRTGEFDVLVGINLLREGLDLPEVSLVAILDADKEGFLRSETALIQTMGRAARNLNGRVIMYAQKMTDSMKNAIDITLHRRKRQKLYNEEHGITPKSVGRRLDENLRLEDHGILYQKSSKIEKMPAKERQKIVKELTKKMKEAAKRLEFEEAARLRDEIEKIKKL, from the coding sequence TTGCTTTTCGAACTAAAGAGCGATTTCAAGCCGGCGGGAGATCAGCCGCAGGCGATAAAACTTTTAACCAACTCCATAGAGGCCGGCAACCGCTACCAGACACTGCTGGGGGTGACGGGCAGCGGAAAGACCTTCACTATGGCGCAGATCATTCAGAACCTGCAGATACCGACACTGATAATGACGCACAACAAAACCCTGGCGGCACAGCTCTACAGTGAATTCAAAGGCTTCTTTCCTGACAACCATGTGGAGTATTTCATAAGCTACTACGACTACTACCAGCCCGAAGCCTACATACCGAGGCAGGACCTCTTCATAGAGAAGGACAGCTCCATAAACGACGAGTTGGAGCGCCTAAGGCTAAGCGCCACCGCCTCCCTGCTGAGCTACGACGACGTAATCGTGGTCGCATCGGTCTCGGCCAACTACGGACTCGGAAACCCGATCGAGTACAAAAAGATGGTCCAGAAGCTGGAAATCGGCGACGAGATCGACCAGCGCACCCTCCTTTTGAGACTCGTGGAGATGGGCTACAAGAGAAACGACAACTTCTTCGACCGCGGTGATTTCCGCCTCAGCGGCGACGTGGTGGATATCTACCCCGCCTACAGCGAAGAGGAGGCGTTGCGCATCGAGTTCTTCGGCGACGAGATCGAGGCGATCTACACCTTCGACCCGCTCACCAATAGAAAAATCTCCGACCTCAAAACGACCACGATCTATGCCGCCAGCAACTTCATAGTGGGAGGCGACAAGCTTCAGCAGGCCATCAAGAGCATAGAGGAGGAGCTCGCCGAAAGACTCGCCTGGTTCAAGAAGGAGGGTAAGCTTCTGGAGTATCAGCGCCTCAAACAGCGGACGGAATTCGACCTGGAGATGCTGGAGACTACGGGTATGTGCAAGGGTATCGAGAACTATGCCCGCCACCTTACGGACAAAAAGCCGGGAGAGACACCGTACTCCCTGCTCGACTACTTCGAGCTGAAAGGCAGACCATACCTGATAATCGTAGACGAATCGCATGTGAGTCTGCCGCAGTTTCGGGGAATGTACGCAGGGGACAGAAGCAGAAAAGAGGTTCTCGTGGAGTACGGCTTCAGGCTTCCGAGCGCTCTGGACAACCGCCCTTTGAGGTTCGAAGAGTTCATAGAGAAGGCACCCCACTACCTCTTCGTCTCCGCGACACCGGCGGAGCTGGAGATAGGGCTGAGCGCGGTTGTCGCGGAGCAGATCATCCGCCCCACGGGTCTGCTCGACCCGGAGGTGGAGGTTGTAGACAGCAGATACCAGGTAGAGCACCTCTACGACGAAATCAAAAAGGTCGTCGAACGCGGAGAGAGGGTGCTTGTCACGGTACTCACGAAGAAGATGGCCGAAGAGCTGACCACCTACTACAACGACCTGGGACTTCGGGTGAAGTATATGCACTCGGATATCGACGCCATAGAGCGGAACCAGATCATCAGAAGCCTCAGAACGGGCGAATTCGACGTCCTCGTAGGGATAAACCTGCTCAGAGAGGGGCTCGATCTTCCGGAAGTCAGCCTCGTGGCGATCCTGGATGCCGACAAAGAGGGCTTTCTACGCTCGGAAACTGCGCTTATACAGACGATGGGGCGTGCAGCCAGAAACCTCAACGGCAGGGTGATAATGTATGCACAAAAGATGACCGACTCGATGAAAAATGCCATAGATATAACCCTGCACAGAAGAAAAAGGCAGAAGCTCTACAACGAGGAGCACGGCATAACACCCAAATCGGTTGGAAGACGGCTAGATGAGAACCTAAGGCTCGAAGACCACGGCATTCTGTATCAAAAGAGTAGCAAAATAGAGAAGATGCCGGCGAAAGAGCGCCAGAAGATAGTAAAAGAGTTGACAAAAAAGATGAAAGAGGCTGCCAAAAGATTGGAGTTCGAGGAGGCTGCACGGCTGAGAGACGAGATAGAGAAGATAAAAAAGCTGTAA
- a CDS encoding acetyl-coenzyme A carboxyl transferase alpha chain, with protein sequence MATYLPFEEKLKEIENEIAAAKVRGDTDAIVILEKDLEKELSKIYKNLSDFQKLQLARHPDRPYALDYIRFLMRDAVEIHGDRTFRDDPAIICYLGYIGDEKCLVIGEQKGRGTKNKLKRNFGMPNPEGYRKALRTAKIAEKFGLPILMLIDTPGAYPGLGAEERGQSEAIARNLLELSRLDTITVSIVIGEGGSGGALAIGVADRLAMMRYSIFSVISPEGCAAILWNDPSKVEQATKALKITPDELLKMDLIDDIIDEPMIGAHRDKEGAAQAVRDYFLSQVEQLREMGKDERMKQRYDKMMSFGAFLDPNEE encoded by the coding sequence GTGGCAACATACCTTCCGTTCGAGGAGAAGCTGAAAGAGATCGAGAACGAGATTGCCGCGGCAAAGGTAAGAGGCGACACCGATGCCATAGTCATTCTTGAAAAAGATCTCGAGAAAGAGCTCTCCAAAATTTACAAGAATCTCTCCGATTTCCAGAAGCTTCAGCTTGCACGCCACCCCGACCGCCCGTACGCACTGGACTATATCCGCTTCCTGATGCGTGACGCGGTGGAGATTCACGGTGATAGAACCTTTCGGGACGACCCTGCAATCATATGTTACCTCGGCTATATAGGTGACGAGAAGTGCCTTGTAATAGGTGAGCAGAAGGGGCGCGGAACGAAAAACAAGCTGAAACGGAACTTCGGCATGCCCAATCCTGAGGGCTACAGGAAAGCGTTGAGAACGGCAAAGATTGCGGAAAAGTTCGGCCTTCCCATACTTATGCTCATTGACACTCCCGGCGCGTATCCCGGTTTGGGAGCAGAAGAGCGTGGACAGAGTGAGGCGATAGCCAGAAATCTTCTGGAGTTGAGCCGGCTGGACACCATTACCGTATCCATTGTTATAGGAGAAGGGGGGAGCGGGGGAGCACTTGCGATAGGGGTGGCCGACAGGCTCGCCATGATGCGCTATTCAATCTTCAGCGTCATCTCCCCGGAGGGGTGTGCCGCGATATTATGGAACGATCCCTCGAAGGTGGAACAGGCTACGAAAGCTCTTAAAATCACCCCCGACGAACTTCTGAAGATGGATCTGATCGACGATATAATCGATGAACCGATGATAGGGGCCCACCGTGACAAAGAGGGTGCCGCACAGGCTGTCAGGGACTACTTTCTCTCACAAGTGGAGCAGTTGAGAGAGATGGGGAAAGATGAGCGGATGAAGCAGAGATACGATAAGATGATGAGTTTCGGAGCCTTTCTGGATCCGAATGAGGAGTGA